Proteins found in one Cryptococcus neoformans var. grubii H99 chromosome 14, complete sequence genomic segment:
- a CDS encoding NADPH dehydrogenase, whose product MTAMPTAQATDILFSPITLGAMKLQHRVALAPMTRNRAVPSNLNPGTFVPCPLMAEYYTQRTTEGGLVISEALPISLQAADARGVPGIFTEEQIEAWKPIVDAVHQAGGIFVAQLWHQGRTRMVENEYLIISSSAVPIIKSFNGLPGLMPRPMALEDIERVKEEYAQAAVNCIKAGFDGVEIHGANGYLPEQFLHSNINRRDDKYGGSPENRNRFVLEICQVVTRAIGPDRFGLRLSPYGFFNEARGDNRVEQWTMLCRDIKDFGWAYVHFMEPRYDEIRSGADKLAELGSNNEEVTLDPFINALENRIPIIVAGGYDATNLRKSRVLEDKKADVVAFGRYFTSNPDLVYRLKYDKPFVQYIRSRFYGPFPDPEVGYTDFPFCRELSDSPERKALLSSETAKILKVAEPGWQLSKSGIQLGGLFAAVTQN is encoded by the exons ATGACCGCGATGCCCACTGCCCAGGCCACCGACATCCTTTTTTCGCCCATTACTCTTGGAGCGATGAAGCTTCAACATAGGGTTGCTTTGGCACCCATGACCAGGAACAGGGCTGTACCATCTAATTTGAACCCCGGCACGTTTGTCCCTTGTCCCCTTATGGCAGAGTATTACACCCAAAGGACAACTGAAGGAGGTCTGGTCATCAGTGAAGCATTGCCAATCTCTCTGCAG GCTGCTGATGCTCGTGGGGTTCCTGGGATTTTCACTGAAGAACAGATTGAGGCATGGAAACCGATTGTCGATGCTGTTCACCAAGCTGGAGGGATTTTCGTGGCCCAGC TTTGGCACCAAGGACGTACAAGAATGGTCGAAAATGAATACCTAATCATATCATCTTCAGCTGTCCCTATTATTAAGTCCTTTAATGGCTTACCGGGGCTTATGCCCAGACCTATGGCTCTTGAAGATATTGAACGCGTCAAGGAGGAGTACGCTCAAGCGGCAGTAAACTGTATCAAGGCGGGTTTCGATGGAGTTGAAATACA CGGTGCCAACGGCTATCTGCCAGAGCAATTCCTTCACTCTAACATCAATCGGCGAGATGACAAGTACGGAGGTTCTCCTGAGAACCGCAATCGCTTCGTCCTTGAAATATGTCAAGTAGTCACTCGAGCAATAGGACCTGATCGTTTCGGTCTTCGGCTGTCCCCGTACGGATTTTTCAATGAAGCGCGAGGAGATAACAGAGTTGAGCAATGGACAATGTTATGTCGGGATATCAAAGACTTTGGATGGGCATATGTTCACTTCATGGAGCCTAGATATGATGAGATAAGGTCAGGTGCCGACAAGCTTGCTGAATTGGGAAGCAATAATGAAGAGGTAACTTTGGATCCTTTTATCAATGCTCTTGAGAATCGTATACCCATTATTGTGGCCGGTGGATACGATGCTACCAATCTCAGGAAGTCAAGAGTTTTGGAGGATAAG AAAGCGGATGTTGTGGCTTTCGGGCGCTACTTCACTTCTAATCCAGAC CTCGTCTATCGCCTAAAATACGATAAGCCTTTCGTCCAATACATAAGATCACGGTTCTACGGGCCATTCCCAGATCCGGAAGTTGGCTACACCGATTTCCCTTTTTGTCGCGAACTCTCCGACTCTCCAGAGCGGAAAGCACTGTTATCGAGTGAGACTGCAAAGATTCTGAAGGTGGCAGAGCCTGGTTGGCAGCTATCAAAATCAGGAATACA GTTGGGAGGCTTGTTTGCCGCGGTTACTCAGAATTAG
- a CDS encoding smooth muscle cell associated protein-1 isoform 2, with product MSIQIDEEALDILLRRLASSSSLSIDDIALLADALVPSSPRLARATAYLCLSKACNDLDSKQTDGKLVHDAISSYIDSVFHKPTPKIQEIENDEDAVEVMEPGICVPAVHLLTALFPIAPSASTSLLTRKLGDEGDSLGILLELAELPSPLQPALAELFVAAADTKQGRDLVSTRGMEWLRGGVKYEEGSGDVTALCAAALSKLAGSSDADQGKSQSESQGVESIAVSNGDGEELAKKMMAFVENSSSNYTALQSTIEGLAVLSLRPRVKVLLSSSPKFLKALIDLSPVPGRKGGSLPVTPRGRIDADNDTKLFESVETSFCYGLASILVNLTSPRPILSEQDQEVEKLRKMAISADKSKLNEQDEDAELDSNLEVLKRVKAVLAAGCVNALSGLVRADSRLVKEAIGRLCRNIVDSPDEEKDRKEWMRRRVLFVRDGGFKVLSIVVRDLLAMAMVEPSTKASETTLPPANPATIDILPACQALAKLVVTTDPATLFPPPHQVTALNALTPLYQLLIHPDSLLIQRFEALMALTNIASIDPTISAKLVKASIKPLKVEGLFRTSSSNEEVRVIAKVEEMMLDDNELVRRAAVQLVCNLTSSQTGYDYFTGEDSTTTPSRARSLLNILVVLTCIDDVPTQSAAGGALAMLTESPTACKYILMGDIHSSSSADQTPPRSPWSRICGLLESAPEVADDERTETIPIISSTPPQPNPELVHRGVIILYNLLEYVVSLQGKEREAEKKKIEADGVQNMLFGVLKVVKGMGDEMIQPVVFSLKMIRENLRCAH from the exons atgagcATACAAATTGACGAAGAGGCCCTCGACATCCTTCTAAGACGGCTagcatcctcctcctctttatCCATCGACGACATCGCCCTTTTGGCCGATGCTCTTGTACCTTCATCTCCACGACTGGCCCGAGCAACAGCGTATCTTTGTCTGTCAAAAGCTTGCAACGATCTTGATTCCAAACAGACCGATGGAAAACTCGTCCACGATGCAATATCCTCTTACATCGATTCAGTCTTCCACAAACCCACGCCAAAAATACAGGAGATAGAAAACGACGAGGACGCGGTGGAGGTAATGGAGCCCGGAATCTGTGTGCCAGCCGTTCACCTTCTTACAGCACTCTTTCCTATTGCCCCTTCAGCCTCCACATCTTTATTAACGAGAAAgcttggagatgaaggtgatTCACTGGGTATACTACTAGAGCTTGCAGAATTACCGTCGCCTCTTCAGCCAGCACTGGCTGAGCTCTTTGTCGCTGCGGCTGATACCAAGCAGGGGCGTGACCTTGTTTCGACCAGAGGAATGGAATGGCTGAGAGGAGGTGTAAAATATGAAGAAGGTAGCGGAGATGTGACAGCTCTGTGTGCTGCAGCACTGAGTAAGCTGGCAGGTAGTAGTGATGCGGATCAAGGGAAATCGCAATCTGAGAGTCAGGGAGTAGAGTCTATCGCCGTCTCAAATGGCGACGGTGAAGAgctggcgaagaagatgatggcttTTGTTGAGAATTCCTCAAGCAATTACACAGCTTTACAATCGACCATTGAAGGTCTTGCTGTTCTGTCCCTCCGACCCCGCGTCAAAGTCCTtctttcgtcttctccaaaaTTCCTCAAAGCGCTTATCGATCTGTCTCCTGTCCCTGGTCGTAAGGGCGGATCTCTCCCTGTAACGCCTCGGGGCAGGATTGACGCTGATAATGACACTAAGCTGTTCGAATCGGTCGAAACAAGCTTCTGTTACGGCCTCGCCAGTATATTAGTAAACTTAACAAGCCCGAGGCCTATACTTTCAGAACAAGACCAGGAAGTGGAAAAATTGCGAAAAATGGCGATCTCCGCAGACAAGAGCAAGCTGAATGAGCAGGATGAGGACGCTGAGCTGGACAGCAACCTGGAAGTTCTCAAGCGAGTCAAAGCGGTATTAGCAGCTGGGTGTGTCAATGCTTTGAGTGGGTTAGTCCGGGCAGACAGCAGACTGGTGAAAGAGGCTATAGGGAGACTGTGTAGGAACATTGTGGATTCGCcggatgaggagaaagaccgaaaggaatggatgagaagaagggtttTGTTCGTAAGAGACGGTGGTTTCAAAGTACTCTCAATCGTGGTGAGAGACCTCTTGGCGATGGCAATGGTTGAACCTTCTACCAAAGCCTCAGAGACTACTCTACCTCCCGCCAATCCTGCCACTATCGATATTTTGCCCGCCTGTCAAGCTTTGGCGAAGCTTGTTGTCACTACCGATCCAGCgactctcttccctcctccacatcaGGTTACAGCCCTCAATGCTCTCACCCCCCTTTACCAGCTTCTTATCCATCCAGattctctcctcatccagCGATTCGAAGCTCTCATGGCTCTCACCAACATTGCATCCATCGATCCTACCATCTCAGCCAAACTTGTCAAAGCTAGTATTAAACCACTTAAAGTCGAAGGCCTATTCAGAACATCTTCTAGTAATGAGGAGGTGCGAGTGATCGCCaaggttgaagagatgatgttggATGATAATGAGCTTGTCAGAAGGGCTGCAGTACAATTGGTCTGCAATCTTACGTCCTCTCAAACTGGCTACGACTACTTTACAGGAGAAGACTCTACCACAACGCCTTCTCGTGCGAGATCGTTGCTAAATATACTGGTAGTCTTGACTTGCATTGACGATGTGCCGACTCAATCAGCCGCAGGAGGCGCGCTTGCCATGCTCACCGAATCGCCGACTGCGTGCAAGTACATTCTTATGGGTGACATCCATTCGTCTTCATCGGCTGATCAGACGCCCCCGAGATCCCCGTGGTCACGAATCTGCGGCCTACTCGAATCTGCGCCCGAGGTGGCGGACGACGAAAGGACCGAAACTATACCGATAATATCATCTACACCTCCACAGCCTAACCCAGAGCTCGTGCACCGTGGTGTTATCATCCTGTACAACCTTCTAGAGTACGTGGTCAGTCTACAAGGGAAAGAGCGAGaggcggagaagaaaaagattgAGGCGGATGGAGTGCAGAATATGCTGTTTGGGGTAttgaaggtggtgaaggGTATGGGTGACGAAATGATCCAGCCGGTGGTCTTTAgtttgaagatgattcGGGAGAATTTGAGAT GCGCTCATTGA
- a CDS encoding kexin, with protein sequence MRLLLSLWGILLVLIVPPSLALQTPQPRSYDTHTYYALELDPSTSPAVALQVSKSLGVELVERIGELDGHWLVRTEGWTPEHASITRRSASHDPVLKRWEVLSSSLGKKSLTPLSLKQRVKRHKSHFPRSLYSRDDRTELLYAQNELHLADPMLDQQWHLINTQMKDIELNVTGLWGRGVTGEGVHVVIIDDGLDVESKDLKDNFFAEGSYDFNDHTALPIPRLRDDQHGTRCAGEIAAVPNDVCGVGVAYGSKIAGVRILSAPISDADEAAALNYAYQLNDIYSCSWGPPDDGRSMEAPDGLILKAMVNGVQKGRDGKGSVFVFAAGNGGGSDDQCNFDGYTNSIFSVTVGAVDRKGLHPYYSEMCAAMMVVAPSSGSGDHIHTTDVGKDKCAHNHGGTSAAAPLAVGVFALALSVRPDLTWRDIQHLAVRHAVFFNPDDPAWELTAAGRNFSYKYGYGKLDAGLFVEAAEKWELVKPQTWYDSPAVYLPTTSPADATKRQGGAADNTSSSVGETPNPPPVVEPSGSFITEDGVTSTYEVTQSMLYDANFERLEHVTVRVWIDHQRRGDVEVELISPNGVVSVLCRQRRFDDANSGFPGWKFMSLKHWDENPVGTWVIKVKDQVNPDKTGRFVAWSLQLWGESVDPALAKLWAPAEEGEPDEEQTGSDPSTTVNQKPKPTQLLPGDHGEASGEANQPGLASATTHPQPTGTAGEGGTIAEPTSPTDADADEGFFSGISNLASSSTWLAGAGAIIILSGAAIGAFFFIRARRQRRNLFGLSNNGQGARGAYEPVDDVQMSLLERGRRKFGKSKSQSQGTKDLYDAFGDGPSDDEEEDLDERTALRYHDGFLEDDELNEEGPKTEYKDEPEPETFKDGEEAAETKDKGKGKGPSEGESGSGSSSSWQDAAEEEARV encoded by the exons ATGCGCCTCTTATTATCCCTGTGGGGGATTCTTCTGGTGCTCATAGTCCCACCATCACTCGCCCTGCAAACCCCTCAACCAAGGTCCTACGATACGCACACTTACTATGCCCTAGAGCTCGACCCTTCAACATCACCAGCAGTCGCATTGCAAGTTTCGAAATCATTAGGCGTCGAGCTGGTGGAACGCATAGGAGAATTGGACGGACATTGGCTTGTCAGAACTGAAGGATGGACGCCAGAACATGCGTCAAtaacaagaagaagtgcTTCTCATGACCCAGTATTGAAGCGATGGGAAGTATTGTCTTCAAGTCTTGGCAAAAAATCCCTCACGCCCTTGTCACTCAAGCAACGTGTCAAGCGACATAAATCACATTTTCCTCGTTCTCTTTATTCAAGAGACGATAGAACAGAGCTCTTGTATGCTCAAAATGAGCTGCACTTGGCAGACCCTATGCTTGATCAGCAATGGCATCTCATCAATACCCAGATGAAGGACATTGAGCTCAATGTCACTGGCCTTTGGGGGAGGGGTGTCACTGGTGAGGGCGTGCACGTAGTGATCATAGACGATGGGCTGGACGTAGAGAGCAAAGATTTGAAGGATAATTTT TTCGCTGAAGGGTCTTACGACTTCAACGACCACACTGCACTTCCGATTCCTCGCCTCAGAGACGATCAACATGGTACTAGATGCGCTGGCGAGATTGCTGCTGTTCCCAACGACGTGTGTGGAGTCGGCGTAGCATATGGTAGCAAAATTGCGGGTGTCCGTATCCTTTCGGCTCCAATATCCGATGCCGACGAAGCAGCTGCCCTTAATTATGCCTATCAACTCAATGACATTTATTCTTGCTCATGGGGCCCTCCCGACGATGGGAGATCGATGGAAGCTCCTGATGGTTTGATCCTGAAGGCGATGGTGAACGGTGTTCAAAAGGGACGAGACGGTAAAGGATCGGTTTTCGTGTTCGCCGCTGGCAATGGTGGTGGATCAGACGATCAATGTAATTTTGACGGATATACGAACTCCATTTTCTCTGTTACTGTTGGTGCGGTAGATAGAAAAGGATTGCATCCTTACTATTCAGAGATGTGTGCAGCCATGATGGTGGTTGCGCCTTCTTCGGGCAGTGGAGATCATATT CATACCACAGATGTTGGAAAGGATAAGTGCGCACACAATCATGGCGGAACTTCTGCGGCCGCACCTCTCGCTGTCGGCGTCTTCGCTCTCGCCCTTTCCGTGCGGCCGGATCTTACTTGGCGAGACATTCAACATCTTGCCGTGCGGCATGCTGTTTTCTTTAACCCCGATGATCCAGCTTGGGAGTTAACTGCTGCTGGAAGAAATTTCAGCTACAAAT ATGGTTATGGAAAGCTTGACGCAGGCTTGTTCGTTGAAGCTGCTGAAAAATGGGAACTTGTCAAGCCCCAAACGTGGTATGACTCTCCAGCGGTTTATCTCCCTACCACTTCGCCTGCCGATGCCACCAAACGTCAAGGCGGAGCTGCCGACAATACCAGTAGCTCTGTCGGGGAGACCCCCAACCCGCCGCCTGTGGTCGAGCCTAGTGGATCTTTCATTACAGAAGATGGTGTCACCTCCACGTATGAAGTCACTCAGTCTATGCTTTACGACGCCAATTTTGAGAGGCTGGAGCATGTCACAGTTAGGGTTTGGATCGACCATCAGAGGAGGGGCGATGTTGAGGTGGAGCTCATTAGTCCCAATGGGGTGGTTAGTGTCTTGTGCAGGCAGAGGAGGTTTGATGATGCGAACAGTGGTTTCCCTGGCTGGAAATTTATGTCTTTGAAGCATTG GGATGAGAACCCCGTAGGTACGTGGGTCATCAAAGTCAAAGACCAAGTCAACCCCGATAAAACCGGCCGTTTCGTCGCATGGTCACTTCAGTTGTGGGGCGAATCTGTTGATCCTGCCCTTGCCAAACTCTGGGCACCcgcagaagaaggtgaacCGGATGAAGAGCAAACAGGTTCCGACCCTAGTACTACTGTCAACCAGAAGCCCAAACCTACGCAACTTCTTCCTGGAGATCATGGTGAGGCTTCTGGTGAAGCGAACCAGCCAGGACTCGCATCTGCTACAACCCATCCTCAACCCACAGGCACGGCTGGTGAAGGCGGGACTATCGCGGAGCCAACCAGCCCGACAGATGCCGATGCCGACGAAGGGTTCTTCAGCGGTATCTCCAATCTCGCTTCATCCTCTACATGGCTTGCTGGAGCCGGTGCCATTATCATCCTCTCTGGTGCTGCTATTGgtgcctttttcttcattcgtGCCCGACGGCAACGGCGCAACCTCTTCGGTCTATCCAACAACGGTCAAGGAGCTCGCGGCGCTTACGAGCCTGTTGATGACGTGCAGATGAGTCTCCTTGAGAGAGGCAGGAGGAAGTTtggcaagagcaagagcCAGAGTCAAGGAACGAAAGACTTGTATGATGCCTTTGGAGATGGACCGagtgatgacgaggaggaggatttAGATGAGAGGACTGCATTGAGGTATCATGATGGTTTCttggaggatgacgaaCTGAACGAAGAAGGGCCCAAAACAGAGTACAAGGATGAGCCGGAGCCTGAGACCTttaaagatggagaggaagctGCGGAGACAAAAGATAAGGGTAAGGGGAAAGGCCCaagtgaaggagagagtgGTAGTGGGAGTTCCAGCAGTTGGCAGGACGccgccgaagaagaagcgcgTGTGTAA
- a CDS encoding elongin-A, whose protein sequence is MPNPLEYAEEEDLFGSEGEYDPTDLFTLENVNPSVPIVTPTTSHPVASTSRPAKQRIREQIYPHISKAAVSGRNDGEARLKELRDLKKKGKEEPPKFGVRSLKNIVMSVIQANSGRIWDIGDLEYSLVKPFIDEVPMEQLAEIEANSPHIKKDTDWLYELFMLQDYRLFHERCRERYGEPRTTGWRKMYKKAKEDAAERQVQAADRVAARYKQLEEEKKSKSIVVLDRVVPDKRRSKGRGRGRGGSSIGSSSSSRTAGAASAIAKARAEAQRARIALTHASGRYVPPMQTQTHAQRVASSQLFKNPFLPSGSASTTSTGYPPGPPSPQSRLPPPKSLKNTLNRIPSTSKSRKQLQSPLSSPISASFPTSQYSQMRAALPTHLSGRTGASSSQPSERFRIEGDGKKKEFKEIHKPRVKNFEAPELERQKSKEKVDFFGGAGADGGGIFRVKKRKLGTEAGARGAKRQQ, encoded by the exons ATGCCCAATCCTCTCGAGTacgctgaagaagaagatcttttTGGGTCTGAGGGAGAATATGATCCTACGGACCTATTCACCCTGGAAAACGTCAATCCCTCCGTCCCGATCGTCACTCCTACCACATCGCATCCAGTTGCATCGACATCTAGACCTGCAAAACAGCGAATAAGAGAGCAAATTTATCCTCACATTAGCAAAGCAGCGGTTTCTGGAAGAAATGATGGTGAAGCGAGACTAAAGGAACTGAGGGatttgaaaaagaagggaaaagaagaaccTCCGAAATTTGGAGTAAGATCGTTGAAGAATATTGTTATGAGCG TCATACAAGCAAACTCGGGCCGAATATGGGATATAGGAGATCTTGAGTATTCCCTTGTGAAGCCTTTCATTGATGAGGTCCCAATGGAACAACTGGCCGAAATTGAGGCCAATTCTCCT CATATCAAGAAGGACACAGACTGGTTATATGAGCTGTTCATGTTACAGGACTACCGCCTTTTCCATGAGCGATGCCGTGAACGATATGGGGAGCCTAGAACGACTGGTTGGAGAAAGATGTACAAG aaagcaaaagaagacgCTGCAGAACGTCAAGTTCAAGCAGCTGATCGTGTGGCGGCACGATACAAGcaactggaagaagaaaagaagtcGAAGAGCATAGTGGTCTTGGACCGTGTTGTGCCGGATAAAAGACGAAGTAAaggcagaggcagaggtagAGGCGGTTCGAGTATTGGATCCTCAT CATCTTCGAGGACAGCTGGTGCCGCTAGTGCTATCGCAAAAGCTCGAGCTGAAGCCCAAAGGGCTAGGATCGCTCTTACTCACGCTTCGGGACGCTATGTCCCTCCGATGCAGACGCAAACACATGCTCAACGGGTTGCCTCAAGTCAACTTTTCAAGaaccctttccttcccagTGGAAGCGCGAGTACTACATCTACTGGCTATCCTCCTGGTCCGCCCTCTCCTCAAAGTCGCCTCCCGCCTCCGAAATCCCTGAAAAACACTTTAAACCGCATACCGTCAACTTCCAAGAGCCGTAAACAGCTACAATCTCCATTGTCGTCCCCTATATCTGCCTCGTTTCCCACTTCTCAATATTCTCAAATGCGTGCAGCTCTTCCCACACATTTATCTGGCCGGACTGGCGCCAGctcttctcaaccttctGAAAGATTCAGAATAGAGGGTGAcgggaagaaaaaggagttCAAGGAGATCCACAAGCCTCGAGTGAAGAATTTTGAGGCGCCAGAATTGGAGAGGCAGAAaagcaaggagaaggtcGACTTTTTCGGTGGTGCAGGTGCAGATGGAGGTGGAATATTTAgagtcaagaagagaaaattaGGGACGGAAGCTGGGGCCAGAGGAGCAAAACGCCAACAGTAA
- a CDS encoding translation initiation factor eIF-1A produces the protein MPKNKGKGGKNNRRGKKEDGENKRELIFKEDGQEYAQVVKMLGNGRLEAKCQDGESRLAQIRGQMRKKVWIVVGDIILLSLREFQDDRADVIHRYTPDEARNLKTYGELKDFQLVENQEAGGEEDEEGGIEFEEADIDDI, from the exons ATGCCGAAG AACAAGGGAAAG GGTGGCAAGAACAACCgacgaggaaagaaggaagacggCGAAAACAAGCGAGAATTGATCTTCAAGGAAGATGGTCAGG AATACGCTCAGGTTGTCAAGATGCTGGGTAACGGTAGATTAGAAGCCAAGTGTCAGGACGGCGAGTCTCGTCTTGCCCAAATCCGAGGTcaaatgaggaagaag GTTTGGATCGTTGTGGGcgacatcatcctcctctctctccgaGAGTTCCAGGACGACCGTGCTGATGTTATCCACCGATACACTCCGGACGAAGCTCGTAACCTCAAGACCTACGGAGAGTTGAAGGACTTCCAGCTTGTAGAGAACCAGGAGGCTGGtggcgaggaggacgaggaaggtggtATTGAATTCGAGGAGGCTGACATTGATGACATCT AG